A single Xenopus laevis strain J_2021 chromosome 3S, Xenopus_laevis_v10.1, whole genome shotgun sequence DNA region contains:
- the LOC108703415 gene encoding extracellular calcium-sensing receptor produces MRAEPQHHPSPSGHSLGNSNKPDSEARTEVGSSGRVAPHFYQHMQALIFAVEEINDHPELLPNITLGFQVFDTCFNLRKAAHGTLSMLSGGNETTTNYHCNKLSPLASIIGDSGSSVSIIMAQILGLNRYPQISYFATSPILNNRNLFPSFFRTIPSDEFQMKGLAQLVSHFGWSWVGLLVTDNDYGQFGLQMIKQEIINSGACVAFVENILTGQPNRNAPRIVQVIRESTAKVVVVVDAESSFVIVLEELLRQNVTGIMWVASEAWATSAVHSENRFKGVVVGTLGFAIHGGQLPMFSKYLNSLSPSDMLFDSFIKEYWEQSFSCKWLSQENLATLLENDTIRACTGNETLENITPEFYHRASLNVYNAVYAIAWALQNLILCVPGNGPFDHGTCTNISSFQPWHLLHYIKNVSFQTTYDSQVFFDAKGNPPAVYDIVNWHVPLSNCSPSCPPGFRRVMVTGKSPCCYECALCPLGQTSNQTDSVKCHLCSWDTWPNLQRDKCLPRTTEFLSREEPLGYGLSAISIFSSLVPLVILFIFIYYKTTPVVRANNYSLSCLLLLSLFLCFLCSLVFIGYPQPQMCLLRQVAFGMVFTVCISCVLAKTITVVIAFNATKPGSRLRQWTGVRVSYFVIVLSTFIQLVICVSWLFLFPPFSELDTDTKPGVIIANCNEGSPTAFWCMLGYLGFLATISFIVAFLARRLPDSFNEAKFITFSMLAFLSVWVSFIPAYLSAHGMYTVAMEVFAILSSSWTVMLCIFVPKCFIILLRPNMNSREHLMGKVKGQK; encoded by the exons ATGCGCGCTGAACCACAGCATCACCCCTCACCTTCCGGTCATTCACTCGGCAACAGCAACAAGCCAGATTCAGAGGCCCGGACTGAGGTAGGCAGTAgtggaag ggttGCTCCTCATTTCTACCAGCACATGCAGGCTTTAATATTTGCAGTTGAGGAGATTAATGATCACCCTGAGCTACTTCCCAACATTACCCTTGGCTTCCAAGTGTTTGACACTTGCTTTAATTTACGAAAAGCAGCACACGGGACCCTCTCAATGCTTTCCGGAGGGAATGAAACCACCACTAATTATCACTGTAACAAACTGTCACCTCTTGCTTCTATAATTGGGGATTCAGGGTCCTCAGTTTCAATTATAATGGCCCAGATCTTGGGACTCAACCGATACCCACAG ATCAGTTATTTTGCAACCAGTCCAATTCTCAACAACCGTAACCTGTTTCCTTCCTTTTTCCGTACCATACCTAGCGATGAATTTCAAATGAAAGGTCTAGCCCAGCTGGTCtctcattttggttggtcttggGTTGGTCTTCTTGTCACTGATAATGATTATGGTCAATTTGGACTTCAGATGATAAAGCAGGAAATAATAAATAGTGGAGCCTGTGTAGCCTTTGTTGAGAATATCTTGACTGGTCAACCTAACAGGAATGCTCCTCGTATCGTCCAAGTCATTAGAGAATCAACAGCAAAGGTTGTGGTGGTAGTAGATGCTGAATCCTCCTTTGTAATTGTGTTGGAAGAGCTGTTAAGACAGAATGTAACTGGAATTATGTGGGTAGCCAGTGAGGCTTGGGCAACTTCAGCTGTACACTCTGAAAACAGATTCAAAGGGGTCGTAGTTGGCACTCTTGGTTTTGCTATCCACGGTGGTCAATTGCCAATGTTCTCTAAATACCTCAACAGCCTCAGTCCTTCAGATATGCTTTTTGATTCATTTATAAAAGAATATTGGGAGCAGAGCTTTTCCTGTAAGTGGCTCAGTCAGGAGAATTTGGCAACTTTGCTGGAGAATGACACAATACGAGCATGTACAGGGAATGAAACTCTAGAGAACATAACACCGGAATTTTATCACAGGGCATCCCTCAATGTATACAATGCAGTTTATGCAATTGCCTGGGCCCTACAGAATTTGATTCTTTGTGTTCCTGGAAATGGACCATTTGATCATGGTACTTGCACCAACATTTCTTCATTTCAACCTTGGCAC cttCTTCACTATATCAAAAATGTATCCTTCCAGACTACATATGATAGCCAAGtattttttgatgcaaaaggtaACCCTCCAGCTGTATATGACATTGTAAATTGGCAT GTTCCTCTTTCCAATTGCAGCCCAAGTTGTCCTCCCGGGTTTAGAAGGGTGATGGTAACTGGAAAATCGCCTTGCTGCTATGAGTGTGCTTTGTGCCCCCTAGGACAGACATCAAACCAAACAG ATTCAGTGAAATGTCACTTATGTTCCTGGGACACATGGCCAAATCTGCAAAGAGACAAATGCTTACCAAGAACCACAGAGTTTCTTTCCCGTGAAGAACCTTTGGGTTATGGATTATCAGCAATTTCCATCTTCTCGTCTCTTGTTCCACTAGTTATActgttcatttttatatattataaaacaacACCAGTTGTCAGAGCCAATAACTATTCCCTTAGTtgccttctcctgctctccctgttcCTTTGTTTCCTTTGCTCTTTAGTTTTCATTGGTTACCCACAGCCTCAAATGTGTCTTCTACGTCAGGTGGCATTTGGGATGGTTTTCACTGTATGTATCTCCTGTGTTCTGGCCAAAACCATCACTGTAGTTATTGCATTTAATGCAACCAAACCAGGCAGTAGGTTAAGACAATGGACAGGAGTAAGAGTGTCCTACTTTGTTATTGTGTTAAGCACCTTTATTCAGTTGGTCATATGTGTTTCTTGGCTTTTCTTATTCCCTCCTTTCTCTGAGCTTGACACTGACACAAAACCTGGAGTCATCATTGCTAACTGCAATGAAGGGTCACCCACTGCTTTCTGGTGCATGCTGGGATATCTTGGATTTTTGGCCACCATAAGTTTCATTGTTGCCTTCCTGGCCAGACGTCTCCCTGATAGTTTTAATGAAGCCAAATTTATCACATTCAGTATGTTggctttcctcagtgtctgggtGTCCTTTATCCCGGCCTATCTCAGTGCACATGGCATGTATACTGTGGCAATGGAGGTCTTTGCTATTTTATCTTCCAGCTGGACTGTGATGCTCtgtatttttgtgccaaaatgtttCATAATATTGTTGAGACCCAACATGAACTCTAGAGAACATCTCATGGGTAAAGTCaaaggtcaaaaataa
- the LOC108703532 gene encoding vomeronasal type-2 receptor 26: MQALIFAVEEINDHPELLPNITLGFQVFDTCFNLRKAAHGTLSMLSGGNETTANYHCNKLSPLACIIGDSGSSVSIIMAQILGLNRYPQVPLSNCSPSCPTGFRRVMVTGKSPCCYECALCPLGQTSNQTDSVKCHLCSWDTWPNLQRDKCLPRTTEFLSREEPLGYGLSAISIFSSLVPLVILFIFIYYKTTPVVRANNYSLSCLLLLSLFLCFLCSLVFIGYPQPQMCLLRQVAFGMVFTVCISCVLAKTITVVIAFNATKPGSRLRQWTGVRVSYFVIVLSSFIQLVICVSWLFLFPPFSELDTDTKPGVIIANCNEGSPTAFWCMLGYLGFLATISFIVAFLARRLPDSFNEAKFITFSMLAFLSVWVSFIPAYLSAHGMYTVAMEVFAILSSSWTVMLCIFVPKCFIILLRPNMNSREHLMGKVKGQK, from the exons ATGCAGGCCTTAATATTTGCAGTTGAGGAGATTAATGATCACCCTGAGCTACTTCCCAACATTACCCTTGGCTTCCAAGTGTTTGACACTTGCTTTAATTTACGAAAAGCAGCACACGGGACCCTCTCAATGCTTTCCGGAGGGAATGAAACCACCGCTAATTATCACTGTAACAAACTGTCACCTCTTGCTTGTATAATTGGGGATTCAGGGTCCTCAGTTTCAATTATAATGGCCCAGATCTTGGGACTCAACAGATACCCACAG GTTCCTCTTTCCAATTGCAGCCCAAGTTGTCCTACTGGGTTTAGAAGGGTGATGGTAACTGGAAAATCGCCTTGCTGCTATGAGTGTGCTTTGTGCCCCCTAGGACAGACATCAAACCAAACAG ATTCAGTGAAATGTCACTTATGTTCCTGGGACACATGGCCAAATCTGCAAAGAGACAAATGCTTACCAAGAACCACAGAGTTTCTTTCCCGTGAAGAACCTTTGGGTTATGGATTATCAGCAATTTCCATCTTCTCGTCTCTTGTTCCACTAGTTATActgttcatttttatatattataaaacaacACCAGTAGTCAGAGCCAATAACTATTCCCTTAGTtgccttctcctgctctccctgttcCTTTGTTTCCTTTGCTCTTTAGTTTTCATTGGTTACCCACAGCCTCAAATGTGTCTTCTACGTCAGGTGGCATTTGGGATGGTTTTCACTGTATGTATCTCCTGTGTTCTGGCCAAAACCATCACTGTTGTTATTGCGTTTAATGCAACCAAACCAGGCAGTAGGTTAAGACAATGGACAGGAGTAAGAGTGTCCTACTTTGTTATTGTGTTAAGTTCCTTTATTCAGTTGGTCATATGTGTTTCTTGGCTTTTCTTATTCCCTCCTTTCTCTGAGCTTGACACTGACACAAAACCTGGAGTCATCATTGCTAACTGCAATGAAGGGTCACCCACTGCTTTCTGGTGCATGCTGGGATATCTTGGATTTTTGGCCACCATAAGTTTCATTGTTGCCTTCCTGGCCAGACGTCTCCCAGATAGTTTTAATGAAGCCAAATTCATCACATTCAGTATGTTggctttcctcagtgtctgggtGTCCTTTATCCCGGCCTATCTCAGTGCACATGGCATGTATACTGTGGCAATGGAGGTCTTTGCTATTTTATCTTCCAGCTGGACTGTGATGCTCtgtatttttgtgccaaaatgtttCATAATATTGTTGAGACCCAACATGAACTCTAGAGAACATCTCATGGGTAAAGTCaaaggtcaaaaataa